One Ignavibacterium album JCM 16511 genomic region harbors:
- a CDS encoding pyridoxal phosphate-dependent aminotransferase — protein sequence MSLSLIAKSIKPSPTLKLNEKFAILKEKGDPVIHLGGGEPKSKAPMDAMLAAIAHINTGEVRYAPADGIPALKQAIIRYTEEFYERKVRPENVIASSGAKQAIMVALQAILNPQEEVIFPAPYWVSYPDMARLIGAIPVPALPEDGTFYPSIKDITDRVGSYTKVVIINSPNNPTGAMYSEDFIAEVVEFCEKKDLWLIMDDIYHRLIFDGRKPINCYKYAKKLDENSKIILINGVSKQYAMTGYRIGWAVGNKKVIEAMANIQGHQTSGPSVILQKAAVGALNGIQSGVESLRATLENNRNVMISLLNSFEGVRVTKPDGTFYCFADFSAYEKDSNKLSEFLIDKVQVLTVPGKEFGLDGYLRLSYCGSIKDIQEGIERMKWALDPNSPNELYIGDRKLVRDWA from the coding sequence ATGAGTCTAAGTTTAATTGCAAAATCCATCAAACCCTCCCCCACTCTAAAGTTAAATGAAAAGTTCGCAATACTAAAAGAAAAAGGTGATCCTGTAATTCACCTTGGTGGTGGAGAACCTAAAAGTAAAGCTCCAATGGATGCAATGCTTGCAGCTATTGCACATATCAATACAGGTGAAGTTCGATACGCTCCGGCAGACGGAATTCCTGCACTGAAACAAGCAATCATCCGTTACACCGAAGAATTCTATGAAAGAAAAGTAAGGCCGGAGAATGTGATTGCTTCGAGCGGAGCCAAGCAAGCAATTATGGTAGCTCTGCAAGCAATTCTAAATCCTCAGGAAGAAGTTATATTCCCTGCACCTTATTGGGTAAGTTATCCTGATATGGCAAGATTAATTGGTGCGATTCCAGTTCCTGCTCTGCCCGAGGACGGAACATTCTATCCTTCAATCAAAGATATAACTGATAGAGTTGGCTCTTATACAAAAGTTGTAATCATAAACAGTCCAAATAATCCAACCGGTGCAATGTATTCTGAAGACTTCATTGCTGAGGTTGTTGAGTTTTGTGAAAAGAAAGATCTCTGGCTGATTATGGATGATATTTATCATCGTTTGATTTTCGATGGAAGAAAACCAATCAACTGTTACAAATATGCTAAGAAGCTGGATGAAAATTCCAAGATAATTTTAATAAACGGTGTATCTAAACAATATGCAATGACAGGTTACAGAATTGGTTGGGCAGTCGGAAATAAAAAAGTGATTGAAGCAATGGCAAATATTCAGGGACATCAGACTTCAGGTCCTTCCGTTATTCTGCAGAAAGCTGCTGTTGGTGCACTGAATGGAATTCAATCCGGAGTTGAAAGTTTGCGCGCAACACTTGAAAACAACCGCAATGTAATGATTTCTCTTTTGAATTCTTTTGAAGGTGTTAGAGTAACTAAACCTGATGGGACATTTTATTGCTTTGCAGATTTTTCTGCATACGAAAAAGATTCAAATAAACTATCGGAGTTTCTTATTGATAAAGTTCAGGTTCTCACTGTTCCCGGAAAAGAATTCGGACTTGATGGTTATTTGCGTTTAAGTTATTGCGGTTCAATAAAAGATATTCAGGAAGGAATTGAAAGAATGAAATGGGCATTAGATCCAAATTCTCCGAATGAATTATACATTGGCGACAGAAAATTAGTGAGGGATTGGGCATGA
- a CDS encoding YncE family protein, which translates to MKKILFLILSVSFISIIILSCGEGTTDPPTGIDENNNGFESLGLADVFVNSCASSGCHSGNNPAGDISMENYSSLIKGAVHPHQGHSAEFEGEVLIPFNSSKSLLYQMIEGNVSPISPHENLNLTAEQKSRIKNWIDNGAKNFQGKVPFSNPTFRVFVCNQSSDKISVIDGDFNVVSRIVDVSVTPTTDSPHMVKEFGEYYYVTLISAGKFLKIRKSDNQIVSELSGIEKAGMIQITSDGSIAFVSRSSTSPSIFNSVYAIRLSDMSLLQEITLPVTGVPHAIALTPNDSILYVANLTKDRISKVNAKSFEFIDDIILPSGTEPMQTSCSPDGDYLYISARGTNKLLVLSVQTDSVISEIDVNTAPMHIAVSSDGNKIFVATMGNHIAGDHGNVEVIEKSGESWSKLTTITDHRFSMPHGCDISADNNYLFVSSRNTSGMFTPKFKVVGEGKNGNLAIIDTRTIAVIKVLELEEYPSGLVVEK; encoded by the coding sequence ATGAAAAAAATTTTATTTTTAATTCTGTCGGTTAGTTTTATTTCAATAATAATTCTATCGTGTGGTGAAGGAACAACTGATCCTCCAACAGGTATTGATGAGAATAATAACGGCTTTGAAAGTCTCGGACTAGCAGATGTTTTTGTAAACAGTTGTGCATCATCAGGTTGTCATTCCGGAAATAATCCTGCGGGTGATATTTCAATGGAAAATTATTCATCGCTAATTAAAGGAGCCGTTCATCCGCATCAGGGTCATAGTGCAGAATTTGAAGGTGAAGTTTTGATCCCATTTAATTCGTCCAAGAGTTTACTTTATCAAATGATAGAAGGAAATGTATCTCCAATAAGTCCACACGAAAATTTAAATTTAACAGCTGAACAAAAATCAAGAATTAAGAACTGGATTGATAACGGAGCAAAAAATTTTCAGGGGAAGGTCCCGTTTTCAAATCCAACTTTCAGAGTTTTTGTATGTAACCAATCGAGTGATAAGATTTCTGTAATTGACGGAGATTTTAATGTTGTATCAAGAATAGTTGATGTATCTGTAACCCCAACCACTGACTCGCCTCATATGGTAAAAGAATTTGGCGAATATTATTATGTAACTCTTATCTCAGCAGGAAAATTTCTTAAAATAAGAAAATCAGACAATCAGATTGTCAGCGAATTAAGCGGAATTGAAAAGGCAGGAATGATTCAAATAACCAGCGATGGTTCAATAGCATTTGTTTCGCGTTCCTCAACTTCACCAAGTATTTTCAATTCGGTATATGCTATTAGATTATCTGATATGTCATTGTTGCAGGAAATTACATTACCTGTTACAGGTGTGCCTCATGCAATAGCTCTTACACCTAATGATTCAATTCTTTATGTAGCAAATTTGACCAAGGACAGAATAAGTAAGGTAAATGCAAAGTCATTTGAATTTATTGATGACATAATTCTTCCTTCAGGTACAGAACCGATGCAAACAAGCTGTTCGCCTGACGGAGATTATTTGTATATCTCTGCAAGAGGAACAAACAAGTTGCTTGTTCTTAGCGTTCAAACAGATTCTGTAATCTCTGAAATTGATGTTAATACTGCACCAATGCATATTGCTGTTTCTTCTGATGGGAATAAAATTTTTGTTGCTACTATGGGCAATCATATAGCTGGTGATCACGGAAATGTAGAGGTAATTGAAAAATCCGGAGAATCGTGGAGTAAGCTTACAACAATAACTGATCATCGTTTCAGTATGCCACACGGTTGTGATATTTCAGCAGACAATAATTATTTATTTGTTTCAAGCAGGAACACCTCTGGTATGTTCACTCCAAAATTCAAGGTAGTTGGCGAAGGGAAAAATGGAAACCTTGCAATAATAGACACACGAACTATAGCTGTAATTAAAGTATTGGAGCTTGAAGAATATCCGTCCGGTTTGGTTGTTGAGAAATAG
- a CDS encoding choice-of-anchor B family protein, with amino-acid sequence MKKILFMVFILLITNSFAQTNVTLLSNFNPYPSIGYNDIWGYVDSQGREYALLGTRHGTSIVNVTIPTNPVEVAFIPGPNSIWRDIKVHSHYAYIVTEGTGTGRGLQIVDLSNLPNSATLVNTIDTWFTRAHNIFIDNGYAYVIGTNNGGGMHILDLSNPTNPTRTAYYLGSNYIHDVYVWNDTVVAAAEDSYDLIDVSNKSNPVLISVSPSLPGIYAHSGWMTEDKRYFVGTEEFDVRDVTVWDLQDRTSWDLIVPSWQMMNPLPTSGDPVHNLFIKGNYAHISYYKHGYVVLNISDPTNPFLAGEYDTYSSNNGTYNGAWGCYPYLPSGITLISDINTGLYVLQFNPPSNIPPQISHFNQNLVYTDSSVIINANISDDEQITGANLHYRTVKDEFTSDWFIVTDNNGPSGSLYEFIIPGQTNRTEVQYYIAAVDNDNNVSTLPEGGSGINPPGEIPPPSFFNYFVKIPGQLVVNGFSPSSDTTILNNGEVPFTVNVNDTSLLNITYQWFRNGNVVFNNNGNSYLYRSLTIYPAPRTDSVRVVFSNGFYSSEISWQIFVEPVTSADNNDNNIVSDYLLSQNFPNPFNPSTNISFSLKESGNVRIEIINSLGQVVDVILDEFRNAGAYILKFDASALPSGVYLAKMTSGNFSKTIKMSLMK; translated from the coding sequence ATGAAAAAAATTCTTTTTATGGTCTTCATTTTGTTGATAACAAATTCTTTTGCTCAGACTAATGTAACTCTCCTGAGCAATTTTAATCCTTATCCATCAATTGGTTACAATGATATCTGGGGTTATGTTGATTCTCAGGGAAGAGAATACGCTTTACTCGGCACTCGACACGGTACTTCCATTGTAAATGTTACTATACCCACGAATCCTGTTGAGGTTGCATTCATTCCTGGTCCTAATTCCATCTGGCGAGACATTAAAGTTCATTCACATTATGCTTATATAGTTACTGAAGGGACAGGTACAGGCAGAGGTCTACAGATAGTTGATTTATCAAACTTACCGAATTCAGCAACACTTGTTAATACAATTGACACCTGGTTTACAAGAGCTCATAATATTTTCATTGATAACGGTTATGCTTATGTGATTGGAACGAACAATGGCGGAGGTATGCATATTCTTGATTTATCCAATCCGACTAATCCAACAAGAACAGCATATTATCTTGGAAGTAATTACATTCACGATGTTTATGTCTGGAATGATACAGTAGTTGCAGCAGCAGAGGATTCATATGATCTGATTGATGTTTCAAATAAGTCCAATCCGGTTTTGATTTCAGTAAGTCCTTCCCTGCCGGGTATATATGCTCACAGTGGTTGGATGACAGAAGATAAAAGATACTTTGTGGGAACTGAGGAGTTTGATGTAAGAGATGTGACTGTTTGGGATCTTCAGGATCGGACAAGTTGGGATTTGATCGTTCCAAGCTGGCAAATGATGAATCCACTACCAACAAGCGGAGATCCTGTTCATAATCTATTTATTAAAGGGAATTATGCACACATATCTTATTATAAACACGGTTATGTTGTGCTCAATATTTCAGACCCAACTAATCCTTTTCTTGCCGGAGAATATGATACCTATTCATCGAACAATGGTACTTATAATGGTGCCTGGGGATGTTATCCATATCTTCCATCTGGTATTACTTTGATTTCGGATATTAACACTGGTTTATATGTTTTACAATTTAATCCGCCAAGCAACATTCCTCCGCAAATAAGTCATTTCAATCAAAATTTAGTTTATACTGATTCTTCGGTAATTATTAATGCAAATATTTCTGATGATGAGCAAATAACAGGAGCTAATCTTCATTACAGAACTGTTAAAGATGAGTTTACTTCTGATTGGTTCATTGTTACTGATAACAATGGTCCAAGCGGTTCGTTGTATGAGTTTATAATTCCTGGTCAAACTAACAGAACTGAGGTTCAATATTACATAGCTGCAGTAGATAATGATAATAATGTTTCAACTCTGCCTGAAGGAGGATCAGGAATTAATCCACCTGGCGAAATTCCACCTCCAAGTTTTTTTAATTACTTTGTAAAAATTCCAGGACAATTGGTAGTAAACGGATTTTCTCCTTCTTCAGATACTACTATTTTGAATAATGGAGAGGTTCCATTTACTGTAAATGTAAATGATACAAGTTTACTCAATATAACATATCAATGGTTCAGAAATGGCAATGTTGTTTTTAATAATAATGGGAATTCATATTTGTATCGCTCATTAACAATTTATCCTGCTCCCAGAACAGATTCAGTGCGAGTTGTTTTCAGCAACGGATTTTATTCAAGTGAAATTTCATGGCAGATATTTGTAGAGCCTGTTACCAGTGCAGATAATAATGATAATAATATTGTTTCTGATTATTTACTTTCGCAGAACTTTCCCAATCCCTTCAATCCATCAACGAATATTTCTTTTTCGTTAAAAGAATCTGGAAATGTGAGAATAGAAATCATTAATTCTTTGGGACAGGTTGTTGATGTAATATTAGATGAATTCCGAAATGCCGGTGCATATATTTTAAAATTTGATGCTTCAGCATTACCGTCTGGAGTTTATTTAGCAAAAATGACATCTGGAAATTTTTCAAAAACAATTAAAATGAGTTTGATGAAATGA
- the coaD gene encoding pantetheine-phosphate adenylyltransferase — MKKVIYPGTFDPVTYGHIDIVRRAVELFDQVIVTVAINPTKQPLFTTEERVEMLRESLKEFDRVVIDSFNGLTVEHAKQVGAIGIIRGLRQISDFEFEFQMALMNRKLAGDITTIFLMPHERYTYLNSTVIRNLASLHADVSNFVPPNVHEALKKKFP, encoded by the coding sequence ATGAAAAAAGTTATTTATCCCGGAACATTCGACCCTGTTACATACGGGCACATTGATATAGTAAGAAGAGCTGTTGAGTTATTTGATCAGGTGATCGTAACAGTTGCAATAAACCCTACCAAACAACCTCTGTTCACCACTGAAGAAAGAGTTGAGATGCTTCGCGAAAGTCTTAAAGAATTTGATCGTGTTGTTATAGACTCATTCAATGGATTAACAGTTGAACATGCAAAACAAGTCGGTGCAATCGGAATAATAAGAGGATTAAGACAAATAAGCGACTTTGAATTCGAGTTTCAAATGGCGCTAATGAACAGAAAACTTGCTGGTGATATAACAACTATTTTTCTGATGCCGCACGAAAGATATACTTATCTCAACTCTACAGTTATAAGAAATTTAGCATCGCTTCACGCCGATGTCAGTAATTTTGTCCCGCCAAATGTTCACGAAGCTTTAAAAAAGAAATTTCCCTGA